In Ovis canadensis isolate MfBH-ARS-UI-01 breed Bighorn chromosome 3, ARS-UI_OviCan_v2, whole genome shotgun sequence, one DNA window encodes the following:
- the LOC138437578 gene encoding small kinetochore-associated protein-like, which produces MTSVIKTVYTLQPSCVLSSGLPADAQTRATFKSQLPVKSKEVDVSRPHSGASETDVTKIIKPRRENGQLKATDTSRRNLRKSYKPLSKQKSEEELKDKNQLLEAVNKQLHQKLIETQGELKDLTQKVELLEKFQDNCLAVLESKGLNPGNETLASQQDSTADHMDSMLLLQTLQDELKLFNETAKKQMEELQALKVKLKMKEEERAQFLEQQTLCSSQVNDFTTALEEMEQLLEI; this is translated from the coding sequence ATGACCAGCGTGATTAAGACAGTGTACACCCTGCAGCCCTCCTGTGTGCTGAGCAGCGGCCTGCCGGCAGATGCACAAACTCGAGCCACTTTTAAGAGCCAGTTACCTGTTAAGTCCAAAGAAGTTGATGTTTCCAGACCTCATTCAGGAGCTTCAGAGACTGATGTTACAAAAATCATCAAACCGAGACGAGAGAATGGGCAGCTGAAGGCTACAGACACCTCCAGGAGGAACCTCAGGAAGAGCTACAAACCATTGAGTAAACAGAAATCAGAAGAAGAGCTCAAGGATAAGAACCAGCTCTTAGAGGCTGTCAACAAGCAGTTGCACCAGAAATTGATTGAAACTCAGGGAGAGCTGAAGGACCTGACTCAAAAAGTAGAGCTGCTGGAGAAGTTTCAGGACAACTGTTTGGCAGTTTTAGAAAGCAAAGGCCTCAACCCAGGCAATGAGACCCTGGCATCACAGCAAGACTCCACTGCAGATCACATGGACTCCATGCTGCTGTTACAAACTTTGCAAGATGAACTGAAGCTTTTTAACGAAACAGCCAAAAAGCAGATGGAGGAGTTACAGGCCTTAAAGGTAAAgttgaagatgaaagaagaagagagagccCAGTTCCTTGAACAACAGACCTTATGTAGCAGTCAAGTAAATGATTTCACAACAGCCCTTGAGGAAATGGAGCAGCTATTAGAAATATGA